A stretch of the Streptococcus himalayensis genome encodes the following:
- a CDS encoding DNA recombination protein RmuC → MEWIMVSLGLLNLVLLILLWQERDKARNLVKESLEEQADHLSDQLDYRFREERQASQLQAQQLELALSDRLTEFRLEMAEHLSKNRDKTDERMQQIQASNEFRLEQMRQTVEEKLDKTLQTRLQSSFETVSKQLEAVNRGLGEMQHIARDVGTLNKVLSNTKTRGIMGELQLAQIIEDILTPSQYEVEFATVPHSSEHVEYAVKLPGQAGESVYLPIDSKFPLADYYRLEDAYEAGNKEEIERYRKALLASIKRFAKDIKNKYIAPPHTTNFGILFLPTEGLYAEVVRQPAFFDSLRREEQIVVAGPTTLSALLNSLSVGFKTLNIQKSADDISKVLGNVKLEFSKFGGILTKAQKHLQHASGNIDELLTRRTTAIERTLQHIEISGDNAGLDLLQFQEEEDVDED, encoded by the coding sequence ATGGAATGGATTATGGTGAGTTTGGGCTTGCTCAATCTCGTCTTGCTCATCTTGCTGTGGCAGGAGAGGGACAAGGCACGGAATTTAGTAAAAGAGAGCTTGGAAGAACAGGCCGATCACTTATCTGATCAGCTGGATTATCGTTTTCGTGAGGAACGTCAGGCCAGTCAATTGCAGGCTCAGCAGTTGGAGTTAGCGTTGAGTGACCGTTTGACGGAATTTCGTTTGGAAATGGCAGAGCACCTCAGTAAGAATCGGGATAAGACAGATGAGCGGATGCAGCAGATTCAAGCTTCGAATGAATTTCGCTTGGAGCAAATGCGCCAAACTGTGGAGGAAAAACTCGATAAGACTTTACAAACCCGCTTGCAGTCATCTTTTGAAACGGTGTCCAAACAGTTAGAGGCTGTCAATCGTGGTCTGGGTGAAATGCAGCATATTGCGCGAGATGTGGGGACCTTAAACAAGGTCTTATCCAATACCAAGACGCGTGGGATTATGGGCGAGTTGCAGCTGGCTCAGATTATCGAAGATATTTTGACGCCTAGTCAGTATGAGGTAGAGTTTGCGACTGTACCACATTCGAGTGAGCACGTGGAGTATGCGGTCAAATTGCCAGGTCAAGCTGGAGAATCCGTTTACCTACCGATTGACTCCAAGTTTCCCTTGGCGGATTATTACCGCCTAGAGGACGCTTATGAAGCGGGCAATAAAGAGGAGATTGAACGCTATCGCAAGGCTTTGCTGGCGAGTATCAAGCGGTTTGCCAAGGATATTAAGAACAAGTATATCGCACCGCCCCACACGACTAATTTTGGAATTCTTTTTTTACCGACCGAGGGGCTTTATGCGGAAGTCGTTCGTCAACCAGCTTTCTTTGACAGTTTGCGGCGGGAGGAGCAGATTGTGGTGGCTGGGCCGACCACTTTATCCGCCCTTTTAAACTCGCTCTCTGTGGGCTTTAAAACTCTGAATATCCAAAAAAGTGCGGATGACATCAGCAAGGTCTTGGGCAATGTCAAGTTGGAATTTAGCAAGTTTGGTGGCATTTTAACCAAGGCACAGAAGCATTTGCAGCATGCGTCTGGTAATATCGATGAATTGTTGACACGGCGGACGACTGCAATTGAGCGAACGTTGCAACATATTGAGATTTCTGGGGACAATGCTGGGCTAGACTTGTTGCAATTCCAAGAGGAAGAGGATGTAGATGAAGATTAA
- the pssD gene encoding PssD/Cps14F family polysaccharide biosynthesis glycosyltransferase, producing the protein MKVCLVGSSGGHLTHLYLLKPFWQDKERFWVIFDKEDARSVLRDEKMYSCYFPTNRNIKNLIKNTLLAIKVLRKERPDVIISSGAAVAVPFFYLGKLFGVKTVYIEVFDRIDKPTLTGKLVYPVTDKFIVQWEKMKEVYPKAINLGSIF; encoded by the coding sequence ATGAAGGTATGTTTAGTGGGATCTAGCGGAGGACATTTAACCCATCTTTATTTATTAAAGCCCTTTTGGCAAGATAAAGAAAGATTTTGGGTTATATTTGATAAAGAAGATGCGCGAAGTGTTTTGAGAGATGAAAAGATGTATTCTTGTTATTTTCCAACGAATCGAAATATAAAAAATTTAATCAAAAATACACTCTTAGCCATTAAAGTTTTAAGAAAAGAGCGACCAGATGTGATTATCTCGTCAGGTGCAGCAGTGGCTGTCCCTTTCTTTTATTTAGGAAAGCTATTCGGAGTAAAAACAGTATATATCGAAGTGTTTGACAGGATTGATAAACCGACTCTAACAGGGAAATTGGTATATCCAGTGACGGATAAGTTTATTGTCCAGTGGGAAAAAATGAAAGAGGTTTATCCGAAAGCAATCAATTTAGGGAGTATATTTTAA
- a CDS encoding 3'-5' exoribonuclease YhaM family protein, which translates to MKINQMKKDEHFQGFYLIKSAEVRQTRAGKNYLAFIFQDDTGTIEGKLWDAQPHNVEEFTAGKVVHMQGRREVYNNTPQVNQITLRLPKIGEPHDPSDFKEKPPVNVKELREYVSQMIFKIENPVWQRVVRALYAKYDREFYTYPAAKTNHHAFEAGLAYHTATMIRLADSIGTIYPQLNKSLLYAGIMLHDLAKVIELTGPDQTEYTVRGNLIGHIALIDEEITKILAELKIDDTKEEVIVLRHVILSHHGLLEYGSPVRPKIMEAEILHMIDNLDAEMMMMTTALNLVAPGEMTNRLFALDNRMFYKPKLDEE; encoded by the coding sequence ATGAAGATTAATCAAATGAAAAAAGATGAGCATTTTCAAGGATTTTATCTGATAAAATCTGCTGAAGTGCGTCAAACCCGTGCAGGGAAAAATTATCTGGCCTTTATTTTCCAAGATGATACAGGGACGATTGAAGGCAAGCTCTGGGATGCCCAACCTCATAACGTAGAGGAATTTACAGCAGGGAAGGTTGTCCATATGCAAGGACGCAGAGAAGTGTATAACAACACCCCCCAAGTCAACCAAATTACCCTGCGTTTGCCAAAGATAGGGGAACCTCACGATCCGTCTGATTTTAAGGAAAAGCCACCGGTCAATGTCAAAGAGCTGCGTGAGTATGTTTCTCAGATGATTTTTAAAATTGAAAATCCAGTTTGGCAGCGCGTGGTTCGTGCCTTGTATGCCAAGTATGATCGGGAATTTTATACCTATCCAGCGGCAAAAACTAATCACCATGCCTTTGAGGCAGGACTTGCCTATCATACAGCGACCATGATTCGCTTGGCAGATAGCATTGGCACGATTTACCCGCAGTTAAACAAAAGTCTGCTCTATGCGGGAATTATGCTCCATGATTTGGCCAAGGTGATTGAGCTGACAGGACCAGACCAGACTGAGTACACTGTTCGTGGAAATCTCATTGGCCATATTGCCTTGATTGATGAGGAAATCACGAAAATCTTGGCAGAATTAAAGATTGATGACACCAAGGAAGAAGTGATTGTCTTGCGACATGTCATTCTGAGCCATCATGGGCTATTGGAGTACGGCAGCCCTGTTCGTCCCAAGATTATGGAGGCGGAGATTCTTCACATGATTGATAATTTAGATGCGGAGATGATGATGATGACAACAGCTCTGAACCTCGTTGCACCAGGAGAGATGACCAACCGGCTCTTTGCTTTAGATAATCGTATGTTTTATAAGCCAAAATTGGACGAGGAGTAG
- the rpe gene encoding ribulose-phosphate 3-epimerase yields MRLSKIAPSILSADYANFESELKTIEASGAEYVHIDIMDGHFVPNISFGAGVVGAMRPHSKLVFDCHLMVSNPEQHIEEFARAGADIISIHVEATPHIHGALQKIRQAGVKPCVVLNPGTPIAAIEHVLHLVDQVLVMTVNPGFGGQAFLSETMVKIRQLVTLREEKGLDFDIEVDGGIDNHTITAAKEAGANVFVAGSYVFKGDVAQQVVTLREALHD; encoded by the coding sequence ATGAGATTATCGAAGATTGCCCCGTCGATTTTGAGTGCAGATTATGCGAATTTTGAATCTGAGCTGAAAACGATTGAAGCAAGTGGTGCAGAATATGTGCATATTGATATTATGGATGGTCATTTTGTGCCGAATATCAGCTTTGGAGCTGGTGTGGTAGGAGCCATGCGTCCGCACAGTAAGTTGGTGTTTGATTGCCATTTGATGGTGTCTAATCCTGAACAGCATATTGAGGAATTTGCACGGGCGGGTGCAGATATTATCAGCATTCATGTGGAAGCGACACCGCACATTCACGGAGCTCTTCAAAAAATTCGCCAAGCAGGGGTGAAACCTTGCGTGGTCTTGAATCCTGGAACACCGATTGCAGCAATTGAGCATGTCCTTCATTTGGTCGATCAAGTCTTGGTTATGACGGTTAATCCAGGCTTTGGCGGGCAAGCTTTTCTTTCAGAGACCATGGTGAAGATTCGTCAATTGGTTACTTTGCGAGAAGAAAAGGGCTTGGATTTTGATATTGAGGTCGATGGAGGGATTGATAACCATACAATCACGGCTGCCAAAGAAGCGGGTGCTAATGTATTTGTGGCAGGTAGCTACGTCTTTAAAGGGGATGTCGCACAGCAAGTTGTGACCTTACGAGAGGCTCTCCATGACTAG
- the rnmV gene encoding ribonuclease M5 yields MKRKIAEIIVVEGRDDTANLKRFYEVETYETRGSAISQEDLERIKRLNDLHGVIVFTDPDFNGERIRKIIMAAVPSAKHAFLNRDEAAPSSKTKGRSLGIEHAAFEDLDRALSQVLGVAEEKSRFDITRSDLIRFGFLAGLDSRKRREYLGQQLRIGYTNGKQLLKRLEMFGISLAEVEKVMEGYE; encoded by the coding sequence ATGAAGCGGAAAATAGCAGAAATTATCGTAGTCGAAGGTCGAGATGATACGGCTAATCTCAAACGGTTTTACGAAGTAGAAACCTATGAAACAAGAGGGTCGGCCATTTCGCAGGAGGATCTTGAGCGGATCAAGCGCTTGAATGATCTACATGGGGTGATTGTTTTTACAGATCCGGACTTTAATGGGGAGCGGATTCGAAAGATCATCATGGCAGCTGTTCCAAGTGCCAAGCATGCTTTTTTAAATCGAGATGAGGCAGCTCCCAGTTCTAAAACCAAGGGAAGATCGCTCGGGATTGAACATGCTGCTTTTGAGGATTTGGATCGGGCACTCTCACAGGTGCTGGGTGTAGCGGAGGAAAAATCTCGTTTTGACATCACACGGAGTGACTTGATTCGTTTCGGCTTTCTTGCAGGCTTAGATAGTCGCAAGCGCAGGGAATACCTTGGGCAACAGCTCCGTATTGGCTATACCAATGGCAAGCAACTTTTGAAACGCCTTGAGATGTTTGGCATTTCTTTGGCGGAAGTAGAAAAGGTTATGGAGGGGTATGAGTAA
- the rsmA gene encoding 16S rRNA (adenine(1518)-N(6)/adenine(1519)-N(6))-dimethyltransferase RsmA has protein sequence MRIADYSVTRAILERHGFTFKKSFGQNFLTDTNILQKIVDTAEIDESVNVIEIGPGIGALTEFLAERAAEVMAFEIDDRLVPILADTLRDFDNVTVVNQDILKTDLAEHVKQFKNPDLPIKVVANLPYYITTPILMHLIESGIPFSEFVVMMQREVADRISAEANTKAYGSLSIAVQYYMTAKVAFIVPRTVFVPAPNVDSAILKMTRRPEPAVAVTDEKFFFKVAKASFTHRRKTLWNNLTSYFGKADGVKEKLEAAIASAGLQPSVRGEALTLADFARLSDALKEEGLG, from the coding sequence ATGAGAATTGCAGATTATAGTGTGACGCGCGCGATTTTGGAGCGTCATGGTTTTACGTTTAAGAAGTCTTTTGGTCAGAATTTTTTGACGGACACAAATATTTTACAGAAGATTGTAGATACGGCTGAGATTGATGAGTCGGTCAATGTGATTGAGATTGGACCAGGGATTGGAGCCTTGACGGAATTTTTGGCAGAGCGGGCAGCGGAGGTCATGGCTTTTGAAATTGATGACCGACTGGTGCCGATTTTGGCGGATACGCTGCGTGATTTTGACAATGTGACGGTGGTCAATCAGGATATTTTAAAGACTGATTTGGCAGAGCATGTCAAGCAGTTTAAAAATCCTGATTTACCGATTAAGGTAGTGGCCAATCTTCCTTACTACATCACGACTCCGATTTTGATGCATTTGATTGAAAGTGGAATTCCATTTAGCGAATTTGTCGTGATGATGCAACGTGAGGTAGCGGATCGAATTTCTGCTGAGGCCAATACCAAGGCTTATGGCAGCTTGTCTATTGCGGTGCAGTATTATATGACCGCTAAAGTAGCCTTTATTGTGCCGCGTACAGTCTTTGTACCAGCACCGAATGTGGATAGTGCGATTTTGAAAATGACCAGACGTCCAGAGCCTGCGGTCGCAGTGACGGACGAAAAATTCTTTTTCAAGGTGGCAAAGGCTAGCTTTACTCACCGCCGCAAGACCTTGTGGAACAACTTGACCAGTTATTTTGGAAAGGCAGATGGGGTTAAAGAAAAGTTGGAAGCAGCGATTGCGTCAGCAGGTTTACAGCCATCAGTACGCGGTGAGGCTCTTACTTTGGCAGATTTTGCTCGCCTGAGTGATGCGTTGAAAGAAGAAGGACTAGGCTAG
- the rsgA gene encoding ribosome small subunit-dependent GTPase A, which yields MQGKIMKALAGFYYVESDGQLYQTRARGNFRKKGQTPYVGDVVDFSAEEQSEGYILKIYERKNSLVRPPIVNIDQAVVIMSAKEPDFNANLLDRFLVLLEHKNIHPIVYISKTDLLAHPDELTETLAVYRAVGYDVAKSVADLLPLLTGKITVFMGQTGVGKSTLLNQIAPELALETGEISESLGRGRHTTRAVSLYDLNGGKIADTPGFSSLDYEVDTAEELNTCFPEIKKISQSCKFRTCTHTHEPACAVKPSVEEGAIAAFRFENYLQMLSEIENRRETFKKTAKKFPK from the coding sequence TTGCAAGGAAAAATTATGAAGGCTCTGGCTGGTTTTTACTATGTTGAGAGCGATGGTCAGCTGTATCAGACACGTGCGCGTGGGAATTTTCGCAAGAAAGGGCAGACTCCCTATGTGGGAGATGTAGTGGATTTTTCAGCGGAGGAGCAGTCAGAAGGGTATATTTTGAAGATTTATGAGCGTAAAAATAGCCTAGTGCGACCTCCGATTGTTAATATCGACCAGGCAGTTGTTATCATGTCTGCTAAAGAGCCTGATTTCAATGCCAATCTGTTGGATCGATTTTTGGTTCTTTTGGAGCATAAAAACATTCATCCCATTGTTTATATCAGTAAGACGGATTTGTTGGCCCATCCAGATGAGTTAACTGAGACGCTTGCGGTGTATCGAGCGGTTGGCTACGATGTGGCAAAGAGCGTTGCAGACCTCTTGCCCCTGTTGACGGGCAAAATTACAGTGTTCATGGGACAAACAGGAGTTGGAAAATCAACCTTGCTCAATCAGATTGCGCCAGAATTGGCTTTAGAAACGGGGGAAATCTCTGAAAGTTTAGGTCGAGGACGGCATACAACTCGGGCTGTTAGTCTGTATGACCTCAATGGTGGTAAGATTGCGGACACCCCTGGATTTTCTTCCCTTGATTACGAAGTGGATACGGCTGAGGAGTTAAATACTTGCTTCCCAGAAATCAAAAAAATCAGTCAATCTTGTAAATTCAGAACGTGTACCCATACACATGAGCCAGCTTGTGCTGTCAAGCCATCTGTTGAAGAGGGAGCCATTGCAGCTTTTCGTTTTGAAAATTACTTGCAAATGTTAAGTGAGATTGAGAATCGTCGCGAAACCTTTAAGAAAACGGCAAAGAAATTCCCTAAATAG
- a CDS encoding sugar transferase, with protein sequence MFEERKDRLHNFIAVIQLVVVLLIASVISMVSHTDLTRSGIVILSFLHIVAFYLSSYSEKILRRGYLEEFVQTLRYSSCYAILTTFVSFMLKDNFSISRRGVLYFIAANLIGQYILNIFIKHYYRELYPRLKSSRKILVVTILDRADATLHRLMTSPAFNGNIVAISTVDSIAYRNPDIPFVVKEQLLSYATKSVVDEVLINLPSDYPIRDYIAQFENMGIQVNVVLNAFNFYPGEKKLREVGDFNVVTFSTNFYKPSHIFAKRLLDILGSLAGLFLCGIAYLCLASKIKKDGGPAIFKQERVGQNGRIFDFYKFRSMYMDAEERKKELMAHNTMTGGMFKMDDDPRITPIGRFMRRTSLDELPQFYNVLKGDMSLVGTRPPTKDEYEHYTPDQKRRLSFKPGITGLWQVSGRSEITDFEEVVKLDLEYIDGWTIWSDIKILLKTLKVVMMKDGAK encoded by the coding sequence ATGTTTGAAGAGAGAAAAGACAGGCTCCATAATTTTATTGCAGTTATTCAACTTGTTGTTGTCTTACTTATCGCGAGTGTCATCAGTATGGTTTCACATACCGATTTGACGCGAAGTGGCATTGTCATTTTATCCTTTTTACATATCGTCGCTTTTTACCTCAGTAGTTATAGCGAAAAAATTCTTCGAAGAGGGTATTTAGAAGAGTTTGTTCAAACATTGAGATATAGCAGTTGTTATGCGATTCTAACGACTTTTGTGTCTTTTATGCTCAAGGATAACTTTTCTATTTCTCGTCGTGGTGTCCTGTATTTTATCGCAGCAAACCTGATAGGGCAATACATCCTTAATATCTTCATCAAACACTATTACCGCGAGTTGTATCCTCGATTAAAAAGTAGTCGAAAGATATTGGTCGTAACGATTTTGGACCGTGCAGATGCCACCTTACATCGCTTGATGACTTCCCCAGCTTTCAATGGCAATATTGTTGCTATTTCTACCGTAGATAGCATTGCTTATAGGAATCCAGACATTCCCTTTGTCGTGAAAGAGCAGTTGCTTTCCTATGCTACAAAATCAGTGGTTGATGAGGTTTTGATTAATCTTCCAAGTGACTATCCGATTCGAGATTATATTGCCCAATTTGAAAATATGGGAATTCAGGTGAATGTTGTCTTAAATGCCTTTAATTTTTATCCTGGAGAGAAAAAATTGCGTGAGGTCGGTGATTTTAATGTCGTGACTTTTTCGACCAATTTTTACAAACCAAGCCATATTTTCGCAAAGCGCCTGCTTGATATTTTAGGAAGCCTAGCAGGACTTTTCCTGTGTGGAATTGCTTATCTTTGTCTCGCTTCCAAAATCAAGAAGGATGGCGGACCCGCTATTTTCAAACAAGAGCGTGTAGGACAAAATGGTAGAATTTTTGACTTTTATAAGTTTCGCTCGATGTATATGGATGCCGAAGAGCGGAAAAAAGAGCTGATGGCACACAATACCATGACGGGTGGGATGTTTAAAATGGATGATGACCCGCGGATTACTCCAATTGGTCGATTTATGAGAAGGACTAGCCTAGATGAACTACCTCAATTTTACAATGTGTTAAAAGGGGACATGAGCCTAGTAGGAACACGACCCCCAACGAAGGATGAGTATGAGCACTACACTCCTGACCAAAAGCGCCGCTTAAGCTTCAAACCAGGGATTACAGGTCTCTGGCAGGTCAGTGGGCGTAGTGAGATTACAGATTTTGAGGAAGTTGTGAAACTAGATTTGGAATACATTGATGGCTGGACCATCTGGTCGGATATTAAGATATTACTAAAAACACTCAAGGTAGTGATGATGAAAGATGGAGCGAAATAG
- a CDS encoding thiamine diphosphokinase, with translation MTRVAVFAGGRMADYQTDFDYFVGVDRGAFFLLEKGLPLYMAVGDFDSVTAEERERIAQASEIFAQAQPEKDDTDLELALNMLFQKMPEAQVHIFGAFGGRLDHTLSNVFLPSDPRLAPYMRQFCLVDEQNLLCYFPEGKHQVEPKEGMTYVGFMSETSTPLTISGAKYPLNEQNFFEKKIYGSNEFIGQPIEVTCPKGYLVVIYSKDRS, from the coding sequence ATGACTAGGGTAGCTGTCTTTGCTGGGGGGCGAATGGCGGATTATCAGACAGACTTTGATTATTTTGTCGGGGTTGATCGTGGGGCTTTCTTTTTACTTGAGAAAGGTCTGCCACTTTACATGGCGGTGGGCGATTTTGATTCGGTGACAGCTGAGGAACGGGAACGGATTGCCCAAGCTTCAGAAATCTTTGCGCAGGCTCAGCCTGAAAAAGACGATACGGATTTGGAATTGGCGTTAAACATGCTCTTTCAAAAAATGCCTGAGGCACAAGTCCATATTTTTGGAGCTTTTGGAGGTCGTTTAGACCATACCTTGTCCAATGTCTTTCTGCCTAGTGACCCTCGTCTTGCTCCCTATATGCGTCAGTTTTGCTTGGTCGATGAGCAAAATCTGCTCTGCTATTTTCCAGAAGGAAAGCATCAGGTAGAGCCTAAGGAGGGCATGACCTATGTAGGCTTTATGTCGGAAACATCAACCCCCTTGACCATTTCAGGAGCCAAGTACCCCTTGAATGAGCAGAATTTCTTTGAGAAAAAAATCTATGGGTCAAACGAATTTATCGGGCAACCGATAGAAGTGACCTGTCCTAAAGGATATTTGGTCGTCATTTATAGCAAGGATAGGAGCTAG
- the purR gene encoding pur operon repressor, whose protein sequence is MKLRRSERMVVISNYLMNHPYELTSLNTFAEKYESAKSSISEDMVIIKRAFEEMEIGHVETITGAGGGVIFTPSISDTEGRSIVEELCAKLSESDRILPGGYIYLSDLLSTPAILKNIGRIIAKAFRNQKIDAVMTVATKGVPLANAVANVLNVPFVIVRRDLKITEGSTVSVNYVSGSSGDRIEKMFLSKRSLKAGSRVLIVDDFLKGGGTINGMVSLLSEFDSELAGVAVFADNAQAARDTFEYKSLLRVTNIDVKNSKIDVEVGNIFDKE, encoded by the coding sequence ATGAAATTAAGAAGAAGTGAGCGGATGGTTGTCATTTCAAATTATCTGATGAATCATCCTTATGAATTGACCAGTTTAAATACCTTTGCAGAAAAGTATGAGTCTGCAAAGTCCTCTATTTCAGAGGATATGGTGATTATCAAACGAGCCTTTGAAGAGATGGAAATTGGTCATGTGGAAACCATTACAGGGGCAGGTGGGGGAGTGATTTTCACCCCGTCTATTTCTGACACAGAAGGACGTAGCATAGTCGAAGAATTGTGTGCCAAGCTATCCGAAAGTGACCGTATTTTGCCAGGAGGCTATATCTATCTTTCTGATCTCTTGAGTACGCCGGCTATCCTAAAAAATATCGGTCGAATTATTGCAAAAGCCTTCCGCAATCAGAAGATTGATGCTGTGATGACAGTGGCGACCAAAGGAGTTCCTTTGGCAAATGCTGTGGCAAATGTGTTGAATGTTCCTTTTGTCATTGTCCGCCGAGACTTGAAAATCACAGAAGGTTCGACCGTCAGTGTCAATTACGTTTCTGGCTCAAGTGGTGATCGGATTGAAAAGATGTTTTTATCCAAGCGAAGCCTAAAAGCGGGTAGCCGTGTCTTGATTGTGGATGATTTCCTTAAAGGCGGAGGAACTATCAATGGGATGGTCAGTCTCTTGTCAGAATTTGATTCTGAATTGGCAGGTGTTGCAGTTTTTGCAGATAATGCCCAAGCTGCACGGGATACATTTGAGTATAAATCGCTGCTAAGGGTGACCAATATCGATGTGAAAAACAGTAAAATTGATGTCGAAGTTGGAAATATTTTTGATAAAGAATGA